Below is a genomic region from Tepidiforma bonchosmolovskayae.
ACTCCACAAGCTCCTCGTTCGCCTTCGCGGCGGCACCCCCCTCTACCGTGTAGTTGTGCGCCGCCCCTGACGCTGCCGCCCGTGCGGCGTACGATGCTCGCCACATCACATCCGGAGCGCCGCCCGTGAAATTCGCCGTCTGGCCCAGCATGAACGACCCCTGGGCCGAAACCCTCGCCATCGCCCGCCACGCCGAAGCCACCGGCTGGGACGGCGTCTACTACGCCGACCACTTCATGCCGAACGATGCCGACGTCTCCGCCCCCGTCGGCGAATGCTGGACCACCCTCGCTGCCCTCGCCGCAGCCGTCCCCCGCATCCGGATCGGCCCGCTCGTCACTGGCAACACCTACCGCCACCCTGCCGTCCTCGCCAAGATGGCCGCCACCGTCGACATCATCAGCGGCGGCCGCCTCGTCCTCGGCCTCGGCGCCGGCTGGCAGGAGAACGAACACCGCGCCTACGGCATCGAATTCTCAACCGTCGGCGGCCGCCTCTCCCGCCTCGAAGAAGCCTGCCACGTCATCACCAGCCTCTTCGCCAATCGCCGCACCACCTTCGCCGGCCGCTACTACCAGCTCACCGATGCCCCCCTCGAGCCGAAACCGGTCCAGTCCCCGGTCCCGCTCCTCATCGGCGGGGGCGGCGAACAGCGCACCCTCCGCATCGCGGCACGCTACGCAAACGAGTGGAACGCCTGGGGCACCCCGGAAGTCCTCGCCCGCAAAGGCCAAATCCTCGACCGCTACTGCGAAGAGCTCGGCCGCGACCCCCGCACCATCCGCCGTTCCGCACAGGCGCTCCTTGTCATGACCGACGACCGGTCGCTCATAGAACGCGTCCGCGCCTCCGGGCGCCCCGTCCTCGGCGGGACAGGCCCCGAACTCCGGGCGCTCGTCGAGCAGTACGCCGAAGCCGGAGTCAACGAACTCATCATCCCCGGCTTCACCATCGGCCGTACCCTTGACGAGAAGCTCGCCACGCTCGACCGCTTCAACGAAGAGGTCATCACGCGCGTGAGCAGGGAGTAACCCCAATGCGAACGCTCGCTGCCATGCCCCTCCGCCTCATTCGCCGCCTTGTGCGCGTCGCCATCATCACGCTCGTGCTGGTCGGCCTCTACGCCGTCCTCGATGCGCTCCTGCTCCCCGGCGAACCCCGCGGTCGGCCGGCCGCCTGAGACTTACTCGTCGCCCCGGCCTTCCCGCTGCTCCCGGAGGAACCGCTCGATATCGAGCACGAGGTCCTCCCCTCGCGGCAGCTGGGGCGCCTCGAGCCTCGCCTCTTCGTAGCTCGCCTCGAGCCGCCGCACGTACTCCTGCGCTTCCGGGTTCGCCTGCAGCGCTCCCTCCACCTCGGCCACGAACCGCTGCGCAGCGGCATCCATCTCGGCAAGGTCGAACTCCACCTCGAGCAGCCCCGAAATGCGGCGCAACAGCGCCGCCGTCGCTGCCGGGTTCTGGCTCGCCGTCAGGTAGTGCGGCACGTTCGCCCAGAGGCTCGCGCCCGGCAGCCCCGCATCCCGCAGCGCCGTGTGCAGCACCCCCACGATGCCCGTCGGCCCCTCGTACCGCGACGGCTGCAGCCCCAGCCGCTCACCGACCGCCGGGTCGAAGGCGCTCCCCGTCACCCGCACCGGCCGCGTGTGCGGCACATCCGCCAGCAGCGCCCCGAGCGACACCACGAGATCCGTCCGCATCCACGTGGCCAGCTCCACCAGCTCCCCGGCATACGTCCGCCACTTCAGGTTCGGCTCCGTGCCGATGAACACCAGCACATCGTGCGGCCCCATCGGGTTCCGCGCGTAGTACAGGTCGTTCGCCGGCCAGATCACCTCACGCTCCCCCCGCACCGTCAGCCGCACCTGCGGACGCACCTCGCGGAAGTCGAAAAACGGCTCCGGGTCGAAGCTCCCAAACTTCCGGGCGCCGAACCGCCGCACCACGAACCGCGCAGCATTCGTCGCCGCCGAAGCAGCGTCGTTCCACCCCGCGAACGCGCAGATGAACACCGGCGAGCGCAGCTCCGGCAGATTCTCCAGCCGCAGGTACTCCATGCCCCCAGCATACACCCCGCCCCGTCACGCGCGGCTCCCTGCCTGCTACCATCCGAACAAATGGTCGGCACCGCCACTATCCTCCACGTCGACCTCGACGCCTTCTTCGTCGCCATGGAGCTCCTCCGCCGTCCGGAGCTCCGGGGAAAACCGGTCGTGGTCGGCTACCTCGGGCCCCGCGGCGTCGTCAGCACCGCCAGCTACGAGGCCCGCCGCTACGGCATCCGCTCCGCCATGCCCACCCTCCGCGCGCGCGAACTCTGTCCTTCCGCCGTCTTCCTCCCGCCCGATTTCTCGTGGTACGCACCCGCCTCGAAGACCTTCCACGCTATCCTTCGCAGCTATACCCCCGTCGTCGAATCGGTCAGCGTCGACGAAGCCTACCTCGATGTCGCCGGCTCCGAGCAGCTCTTCGGCACCCCCGTCGAAATCGCCGAAGCCATCCGGCGCCGCGTCCGCGACGAAATCGGCATCACCGCCTCGGTCGGCATCGCCGCGAACCGCCTCGTCGCGAAAGTGGCCAGCGACGCCGCCAAGCCGGACGGCCTGCTCCGCGTCCCGCCCGGCGAGGAGGCGGCCTTCCTCGCGCCCCGCCCCGTCCGCGACCTCCCCGGCATCGGGCGCCGCACGGCCGCGGTCCTCGAACGGCTCGGCGTCGCCACCATCGGCGACCTCGCCGCCCTGCCCGAGTCGGTCCTCGTCGCGAAGTTCGGCCGCCACGGCGCCGACCTCCGCCGGCGCGCCCTCGGCATCGCCGATGGACCCGTCGTCGCCCTCCGCCCCGACCGCCGCTCCATCTCCCGCGAACACACCTTCGGCCGCGACGAGCCCTCCGCCGACGTGCTCCGCGCCACCCTGCTCCGCCAGGCCGAGCGCGTCGCCGACGACCTCGCCCGCGAGCAGCGCGCCGCCCGCACCGTCGTGCTCAAGCTCCGCTTCCCGCCCTTCGAAACCCTCACGCGCTCCCACACACCCGGCCGGCAGCTCCTCTTCGCCGATGAGCTGTACAGCGAGGCCCTCCGCCTCTTCGAAGCCGCCTGGGCCGAGCACGCCCGCCGGCCGGTCCGCCTGATCGGCCTCGGCGTCACCGGCCTCACCGAGCGCGCCCGCCAGCTCGCCCTCGGCGAAACTGCCGCGCCGGCCGCCCTCCAGCGGGCCCTCATCGAGCTCCGCGACCGCTTCGGTGATACCGTCATCCGCCGTGCGGCCGAACTGCGCGAGCCCGCGCCCGGCGATGGCCCGGCGCCGCCCCCGCATTGACACCTTCCCGCGAATGGCGAAAGAATTGGCACGCTTTGGACAAGTTTGACGACCCCCTGCCCGAGCTCGAAACCGGCAGCAGCCGCTGGCTCACCCTCGGCGCGGCCAGCAAACTCCTCGGCGTTAGCGAATCCACCATCCGCCGCTGGGCCGATGCCGGGGAAATCCGTTCCTACCGGACGAGCGGCGGCCACCGCCGCATCCTGGCCGAAGACCTCAAACACATCGTCGCCAGCATGGCCCCCCAGCAGGCCGCCCGCGACCCCTCCCGCATCAGCGACCTCGCCACCGCCAGGGTCCGCCGTCGCCTCCATCCCCGCGGCCGCGCCGCCCACGCAGCGCCCGCCTTCGACCAGCTCAGCCCCGACGCCCTCGACCGGCTCCGCCTCCTTGGCCGCCAGGTCGTCGACCTCTTCTCCCGCATCATCGCCGGCGAGGCCAGGCGCGATCGGGCGATCGAAGATGCCCGCTCCATCGGCCGCGAGTACGGACGCACCCTCGTCAGCGAGCACATCAGCCTCACCACCGCTGTCGCCACCTTCAACGCGCTTCGCCGCTCCCTCGAAGAAACGGCCGCCCAGATCGCCACCGAGGCCGGCCTCTCCGCCGAGGAGGCCGTCGACGCCATCGAAAACGTCCTCTCCCTCGCCGATGTCATGCTCGAGGGCATGGCCTCCGTCTACGAAGCCCAGTCGCGCTGAGGACCTGGCGCCGCTGCCGCGCCTGGGCCTACCGCCCCTCCCAGGCTGCGTCGTTCAGCGCCATCAGCCCGCCCGAGACGAGCGAATGCCCGCCGAGCACCACCGGCACCGGCGCCTCCAGCGCCGCCTTCGTAAACCGCCGCAGCTCCGGCTCCGCCACCCGCTCCCACGCCCCCAGGTCGCTCTGGAACCGGTCCTCCCGCGAGGGCGTAATCCCGAGGTGCGCCTCGATCACCCGCGTATCGATCACCACCGCGTCCCCCAGCTCCGCCATCCGCTGGAAGAACCGCTCCGGCCCGACCTCCTCCAGCAGAAAGCCGAGCAGGCTCCGCGGCCGGTGCCCCTCCGGCGCCGTCGCCAGCCCCCGCTCCTCGCTGAACACCCGCACCCGGCACGCCGTCTCCCGCTCCAGGTACTGCCACGCCTGGCTTCCCACCCTCCCGGCGACCACCAGCTGCGCCGACCGGTCGCAAAGCAGCGGCATCACCGCCCGCAGCCGCTCCGTCAGCCCTGCCACCGGCACAGCCGCCGCCCGCAGCGCCGGCGGAACCCCCGGCGCCAGCCCCAGCACCGCCAGGTCCGTCGGCGTGTCCAGGTCGAACTGCGTCGCCGTGGTCCGCGGCAGCATCACCGGCGCTAGCTCCGCCTCGTCCCGCAGCCGCCGCGGCAGCAGATTGTCCCGCCCGAACGGGCCCAGCCGCCGGACCGCCTCGCCCGGCGTCCACCCCGTCAGGTCTGCCGAGTAGAAATTGTTCGTCACAAACCGGCCGTCGCGCGCCTGGAGCTGCTCCACCACCAGCGCGAACTCCTCCGCGCCGAGCAGCGGCACCGACCCCGACCCCATCACCGCCGGCCGCGCCAGCCCGTACCGCTCGATCAGCCGCACCAGCCGCTCCTGGTACACGAACGGCTCCCCTGCCGGGTCCGCATCGAGCAGCATCCCCGGTTCCGGCGGTTCGAACGCCCCGGGGTCGTCCGTCGCCACGATGACCGCCTCGAAGCCCGCTGCCAGCGCCGCCCGCGCCGTCTCCCGGGCCGCGGCCACCCGCGCCCGGGCCATCAGCCGCTCCGCCTCGCCCGTGCCCGTGCCCCCGTGAAAAATCACCAGCACCGGCTGCTCATAGCCCATGGCCCACAGCGTAGGACGCTCGCTGCTTCGCCGCGAATCGCGCCCCTTCCGCCGGCACGCGACAGCATCTGTCGCCGGGAGCTGCTATCCATAAGCCAGCGCGAACGTGAACGTCCCGTCAAAACCTTGCACACCTGACCATAATCGCTGGAACCGGTATGCTGACCTCTCTACCCTGCCCCCGGGATCGCACCGGGCGGGATTCCACCCCGCCGGGACCCGCCGGGCCATCCCGCAAACCCCGAGGTCATCATGAAGGTCGTCTTTTTCGAAGACGTTGAAGGCACCGCCCAGGCCGGCGAAGTCAAAGAAGTGCGGAACGGCTTCGCCCGCAACTTCCTCCTGCCCCGCGGCATCGCCGGCCCCACCACGAAGGAAAACCTCCGCCGCGCGAACGCCATCGCCCAGCGTGAGGCCCGCCGCCAAGAGAAGCTCGATAACGAGGCCCGCGCCATCGCCGCGAAGCTCGAAAACCTCGTCGTCAGCATCGAGGCCCGCGTCGGCGAAACCGGCCGCCTCTTCGGCTCCGTAACCAACCGCGATGTCGCCGCCGCCATCCAGGCGGCCGCCGGTGTCGAGCTCGAGCACCAGCAGGTCCTCCTCCCCGAGCCAATCCGCGAACTCGGCCAGCGGCCCGTCGAAATCAAGTTCACCCGGAACGTCAGCGTCACCGTCACCGTCGACGTCGTCCCGGACGCCGCCTCGAAGCCCGTGGTCGAAAAGCTGCAGGCCGCCCGCGCTGCCGAAGCGCCCGCCGCCGAACCCGCCGAATAACCGCGAAAGGAGGGCCGTAGGGACAGGACTCGCATCCCCGCCGCGCACGCCAGCGTCTCCCGCGTCCCTCCTTCACCCATGACCCTCGCACCCCTCGAACGCCTCCCTCCGCATGACATCGAGGCCGAGGAGGCCGTCATCGCCTCTCTCATGGTCGACCCCGATGCCATGC
It encodes:
- a CDS encoding TIGR03560 family F420-dependent LLM class oxidoreductase, which encodes MKFAVWPSMNDPWAETLAIARHAEATGWDGVYYADHFMPNDADVSAPVGECWTTLAALAAAVPRIRIGPLVTGNTYRHPAVLAKMAATVDIISGGRLVLGLGAGWQENEHRAYGIEFSTVGGRLSRLEEACHVITSLFANRRTTFAGRYYQLTDAPLEPKPVQSPVPLLIGGGGEQRTLRIAARYANEWNAWGTPEVLARKGQILDRYCEELGRDPRTIRRSAQALLVMTDDRSLIERVRASGRPVLGGTGPELRALVEQYAEAGVNELIIPGFTIGRTLDEKLATLDRFNEEVITRVSRE
- a CDS encoding PAC2 family protein; this encodes MEYLRLENLPELRSPVFICAFAGWNDAASAATNAARFVVRRFGARKFGSFDPEPFFDFREVRPQVRLTVRGEREVIWPANDLYYARNPMGPHDVLVFIGTEPNLKWRTYAGELVELATWMRTDLVVSLGALLADVPHTRPVRVTGSAFDPAVGERLGLQPSRYEGPTGIVGVLHTALRDAGLPGASLWANVPHYLTASQNPAATAALLRRISGLLEVEFDLAEMDAAAQRFVAEVEGALQANPEAQEYVRRLEASYEEARLEAPQLPRGEDLVLDIERFLREQREGRGDE
- the dinB gene encoding DNA polymerase IV, producing the protein MVGTATILHVDLDAFFVAMELLRRPELRGKPVVVGYLGPRGVVSTASYEARRYGIRSAMPTLRARELCPSAVFLPPDFSWYAPASKTFHAILRSYTPVVESVSVDEAYLDVAGSEQLFGTPVEIAEAIRRRVRDEIGITASVGIAANRLVAKVASDAAKPDGLLRVPPGEEAAFLAPRPVRDLPGIGRRTAAVLERLGVATIGDLAALPESVLVAKFGRHGADLRRRALGIADGPVVALRPDRRSISREHTFGRDEPSADVLRATLLRQAERVADDLAREQRAARTVVLKLRFPPFETLTRSHTPGRQLLFADELYSEALRLFEAAWAEHARRPVRLIGLGVTGLTERARQLALGETAAPAALQRALIELRDRFGDTVIRRAAELREPAPGDGPAPPPH
- a CDS encoding MerR family transcriptional regulator; this translates as MDKFDDPLPELETGSSRWLTLGAASKLLGVSESTIRRWADAGEIRSYRTSGGHRRILAEDLKHIVASMAPQQAARDPSRISDLATARVRRRLHPRGRAAHAAPAFDQLSPDALDRLRLLGRQVVDLFSRIIAGEARRDRAIEDARSIGREYGRTLVSEHISLTTAVATFNALRRSLEETAAQIATEAGLSAEEAVDAIENVLSLADVMLEGMASVYEAQSR
- the rplI gene encoding 50S ribosomal protein L9 translates to MKVVFFEDVEGTAQAGEVKEVRNGFARNFLLPRGIAGPTTKENLRRANAIAQREARRQEKLDNEARAIAAKLENLVVSIEARVGETGRLFGSVTNRDVAAAIQAAAGVELEHQQVLLPEPIRELGQRPVEIKFTRNVSVTVTVDVVPDAASKPVVEKLQAARAAEAPAAEPAE